CAGCTGCCAACATTTAAACACTTGACCTAAGAAAACAGAATTCCACCTCCACCTTTTCCTGAGTCTAATGTAAAATCTGTGCATTAGACTTTGTACAATTGTTATTTCCAAATATAAACTGATGCAATACAGCAAAGAATGCTGACAAATATTCACTATAAGGAGAGAACAAAAACTACAGAATGTATACCCACAGCATTTAAGATATTCTGCACTGGCAGAATATCCTAAATGCTGTAGGAATTATTAATGATCAATTAAAATATATGCACAAAATCCCTGCTAAATTCAATAAATCCCAGTCTCAACATAAGTGAACATTGTCATCTACAGACTGCCATTTCTGGAAATTCATAGCCATATTGAGTCTGTTGTGTCTTGCGTACTAACAGATGTTTGCATtagttttaagaaaatataACTTGTATGTACTAATtatatacagaaacattttcattttaaataagtcaTGAAGCACAAAATGAAGGTACTCAAGTACAAaaattgtacataaatacagtacttgagtaaatgtgttTAGGTTACTTTCCACTTCTAGAGAGGGTAGATGTTGTTTCAGGATGAAAGCTGCTCTTGCAGCCTTGGTCTTACTGGCATCCATTTCGCCTCATTAGGACCCTGAGACTGAGAGTCGACAAAACACTGAGAGAAATCATTTTGCTGGGGGAGTGTGGCGGGGATAAATTGGCCTCTGGTTCAGTACAAGATTTCCCGCTGTGCCAAGCGGAAGAGAAGGGCTTGGCTGGCAGAGGGGGCAGGCCCAGGCAAGGCAGGCTGGGAGACCCCATGCTGAGAAGCCCCCCTTAACTGCCTCTGACAAACACGCCAGTGGATAATCTCTCCTTCAGGGACCCAGTACAGAACTGTGGGGCTGAGTACAGAGAAACTGCCTCAGTATGTGTGTAgcatgcaacacaaacacaaacacgttTGCATTGTGTACCTGCACTGTGCACAGCTCAGGTACATGCCTATTTCCTCTTGTGTACAGTTCTTCCTCACTCATGTAGACATCCGTTTGACAGTTTCAATAAACAGACCCATACATAATCTATAGCTGCTACAAAATGATCAAGAATATCTCAAATAAATCCCATTGGACCCTTGAACTTGTGTAATATCAAGCAAAACTCGTGCAgtccaaaataaatgcaaatgtcagaGGGCAACAACAAGCCATCCATTACAGGTACTGTGTTGACGTATTTAGTGTGCTTCTGAGGAGATCAAAAGCTCTTACAGAGACTGTAATTTGTAGATATTTTAGTCAAATGATGAGTCATCTCCCATACAAAAACTAGTAACTGCAAAGATGGATTTAGTTTATATATGAAAAAATAAGACTAGCCCAAAGACTAACTATAAAGAAATGACATATGCTAGATATGTTAAATTTAGCTAGGGGTTGTGCTGCATGAACTAGAGGTGCCAAGCCAATCAAGATGTATTCATAAAAGTTCCTATGATTACTAAAGAAATGCAATCCACTTTCTTTAAGTTAGTTTCTTCAATTCATTATATCTAAATGATCTTGTCTGGATCTTTGCAACAGTTGTTTAGTAAATACACTCAAAGGAAATTTATTTCTCTAAACAATTTACTTCCATaatattgaaaaaacaaaaacaaatcaatatctTCACATCTCTTCCAATAGTGTGTGGTAAACCAGtaatattcaaatataaatgtCCATATCCAATGCTTAAAGGTCTTGTCAGCTGCTATGATGTCTCCATCTTGTAACCATGTTtttccagctctgctctgcagggaggaaaaggaaaagagaaagatcAAGTCAGTAGAGATGATTACAGGTGGGTGGTTGGGGCATAAGTACCCTCTGCTATTGATTGTAAGAACCATTAAGAGATGAAAgtgaaataatatataaatattgcaTTATGTGTGCAGCTATGGATTTAATGATTACATATATAGGCAGCAGTGCCCTTTAACAATAATGATATCTTTAAGAAACACCTTAATACCATGGCTATCATAATTGACCTAAATAAAGCAGTCCCATTTTACTGTCtaaagtgtaaaaacagaacagCCACTTATCCAGCAAAAATTATTGCTTATTCAGTATGTGTGACTATAAGCTTATAAAGCAAGAGAGATCCTACAATTATAACTTTAGTGTGTAGAGCACTATTATAAAATTAACCctgttaatgtaaaatatgCCTATTGTACGTACCAATTTTGACAAGATACTATCCTTGTCATTATGATTCATTGTGCTCATTGTGCCCTGTGTTTATGATAAATtttcaaataagaaaaataaagtcaacaaCTCAAGGTAACAGTTTAAGCTCTTAAACAAAAGTCATAGGCAATATtgatcagacacacacacattataggGATGTCCTGTGAACAATAACTTGATTGGAAAAATAATCGTATTGGGGACCATAATTGTAGCAGCTGAGACACAgttgtgcaaaacaaacaaataaataaatgaaatgcatgGTCATGCGCACACAGTTCTCAGACATGTcccagtatttattatttaacccATAAAGAGTCCCTGATCATGCTGGCATGATCAATTGGCAGGACTGATTCAATGGCATCTTTGAATGCATCAGATTATATTAGGTAAAATCTAAGTTTTCAAAAACAGCTCAAGGTAATACCTAACTGTATTGTTAAATTGGGAAAATCTTACAGAGACATGTTTACTAATCATTTCCAAACACACAGCTGGAGGTAATGGGAGTTTGTTTATCACTACGggataaaaatatgatttaataaaCTGTGGTAGTTTATGTCACAGAATTCATCAGTCTCACTCTGTTTGGCTTGATATTGCTTTTATCAACAGCATGTTAGATGAGGACAGTTATAATGTTTACTTTTGTTGACCATTGGCATGTGACAACTACCCTTAGAAAGATAGTCAGGAAATCTGTATATGCAACTGACACAAGCAGGTCCCATCACACACAGTTCTGTATAAATAAAGGATTCACAAGCTCGAATGGCAAAACAACcttactaaaaatatttaatctaaCAGTCTACCGGATACAAATGCAGGCTACACACGCTGTTTCTAAACATAGGTTAGTTTATTCTGACATTACCGATTACCTCAACTGATTTGAGAAATCGTCCTCTACGTTGTCATCATCCCAGTTGTCTTCCCAAACATGAGCGTCCTCATCTTCATCTAGGCCCGTCCAGTCTGTGATTAACATCAAAAACCATTAGAAGACTAAACACACAAACGCTTTAACAACAGTTTTGTACAGTAGACGGGTTAAATATCTGTCGATGACTAAAAATCACAATATGAAAATGGGGTTTACGTTACACTTTAGCATATCAGCTTACAATTACATTAACTAACGCTAACGTTTGGCTAAGTAACGTTAGCTCCGTTACCAGCGTTAAACTAGAGCTCAAGTGCAAAATGGCCCCGAGGTAAATTAAAAGCATAattacatgaatgttaaaagACAACAAGCCTAATGATTAAAGTAATTTCTGACCTAAATCAACGGAGAGTGTCTTTATCAGCAAGTATGGTAGCGTTAGCTAGTACAGACGTTAATGTAGCTAGGCTAGCTGAGTCACTGTTGGAGGGCCCAGCACCGACAACCCGAAAACATTTAacgattaaaaaagaaaacttgtggaaagtaactttaaataatatatatgttATTTACCCTCTGCTGGGAATTCTTCAAACTCATCATCCTCCTCCAAT
The nucleotide sequence above comes from Channa argus isolate prfri chromosome 1, Channa argus male v1.0, whole genome shotgun sequence. Encoded proteins:
- the sem1 gene encoding 26S proteasome complex subunit SEM1, which produces MSDKKQPVDLGLLEEDDEFEEFPAEDWTGLDEDEDAHVWEDNWDDDNVEDDFSNQLRAELEKHGYKMETS